The genomic interval GATTCGTGAATCGGGCATGCCGCTGGGCGTCATGGCGGATCAGCACTATGGATCGATGATTATCCCGCTCGAACCGAACGATGCGATTCTGTTCTATACGGACGGGATCACTGAAGCCTTGAATCCACTGAACCAGCTCTTTTCAAAAGAACGCGTTCAAGAAGTCATCGAAGCAGGACCTGATCCAGTGACTGAACTCGTTCCGGCTTTGATCAATGCCGTGAATCTGTTTTGTGACGACCGTGCACAGCGCGATGACATTTGCGTCGCCGCGCTGCGAAGAACAATGTGACGCAGTGAGCTCATTTTCACATGGTGATTTGGGCCAATCGCCCACATCACATCGCCCCTGCAACGTCGCCTGAACCAATCCGTCGTGCGGCAATGATGCGCGCTTTGCCATTCAAGCGGGCATAAATCACGACTGCTGGAACCGTCCCCGTCAACGATAGCTTGCGCCGCACGGTATCTGCTTGCACAGAAAGATGGCGGCACTTGATCTCGACCTGACCGATCCCAGCGGATCGCACCCATGCTTTCAGTTCTCGATCGTTGTTCGGCATCTCAGCAACCGTTTCAAAGGTCTGAACGAATGGTGACTGCACGCACTGGTTTGATGTCAGGTACTCTTCGGCCGCATCCAACCGCGAGAGCCCCAATTGATCGGCCAGGACATCCACCAACCCGGCGCGCACCACGGCGGGATCGGGATCATAAAGATAGCGATCCAACGGCATGACCGGGACCGCGACCTGCAACGGATGACCGGCAATGCTCTCTCCCGCAGGCAGAACCGTCGCTCGAAACGGCGACTCCTTTGCCAACTCGCCAAACCAGATCGTGGCCTCTTTGCATTCCCCGTGATAGCTGATCAGCTCCACTTCCGCTGATGGAAACTTGCCACCAAAATTGCTGGCCGGGCTAACCTTAATCGCGCCGCCACGACAACGCGGCATCATTTCGTTCAGAAAATCTAATCCCGGTACATAGTCTTCGAGCCGGGACACGCGCCCGCCCGAACCCGTACGTCGATCTGGGTCGATATGGACCAGACCGGTTGAAAGCGGGATGTGCAAGACATCCTGACAGATCGCTTCGACCCGATCAGCGACATCGTAAACTTCGGCGTTCAATTTGGTTCGAAGACATGCGGCCGGATTCAGATCCACGGCCGTCACGTGACATCGTGCCGCGAGTGCCGAAGCATCACCGCCGATCCCACAGCATAAATCCCACACGGCTCCTTCAAACCGTTTTGCCTTGTAGACGGATACCGCCTCGGACGTTGCTTGTTCGAGTCCTTTGCGATCGAGCCAAAGCCGATCCGCACGCGTGAACTTCGCTGCAGCACGATGCCGCAGTTCATGGATCGAAACGGCCGCCCGAACCATGTCGTCTGGAAACTGACGTCGAAGCGCGACCTGCAGCCCCAGCTCTGAACCTTCATACCTTGCAATCTGTTCAAAGATCTCCGGCGCATCCCGCAGAGCGCGGATCACACGACATTCGTCATTATCTTCAGGGATCGAATCGGTGGACAAAGGAGATCTCTTGTTCTTTTCCAGGCATCGAGCGAGGTGTCAACGACATGGGGCTATCGCAGACCGTGGTCTCGCACGATCTCACATTCGGGCAAGCTATCGAGGAACAGTTTGCCGTAGCGTTTTGTTTTGACCCGTGGATCGAGGATCACAACAATCCCCTTATCAGACTTTGTTCGAATTAGACGACCGAACCCCTGCTTGAGTTTGATCACCGCTTCTGGAACTTGATAGTCCATGAACGGATTTCCCCCAGAGTTCCGAATCGCCTCAAGCCGTGCTTCGAGTAGCGGATGGTCTGGAACGCTAAACGGCAGCTTGGTGATGATGACGTTCTGTAAGGCATCGCCGGGAACATCGACACCCTGCCAGAAGCTCTCGGCACCAAACAGCACGCCTGCCGGGTCGTTGCGGAACTTTTCGAGCAACATCGTCCGCGGCATTTCCTCGCCCTGCGAATACAGCCCGTAATTCTTGGAAACAAACCAAGACGTCAATCGCCGCGCACAATTCCGTAGCATTTGATAGCTAGTGAACAGTACGAACGCATGGCCTTTCGTCTGCTCTACGTACTTCTGAATCTGTTCGCAAACCGCGCTTTCGTAGTCGCTGGGCGATTCGCCCGGGTCCGGCATTCCTTCCGGCAGAATGAGCTGCATCTGAGACTTATAGTCGAACGGACTGCCGACTTTTTTTTCGTCGGACTTCGTCAGCCCCAGCCGTCCGCGGACGAAATCAAAACTCTGACCACCCACCGCCAGCGTCGCACTCGTCAAAATAACGGTGCTGATTTTATTAAACAGCTCATCCCGTAGAACCGGCCCCACGTCAATCGGTGCTGACACCAACTTGATCCGCTGCTGATTGGGTCCGCTGGTCTCGAGCCAATAGACCGCCTCTTCAAGCGATTGTTGGAGCCACGAATTCAGGGAATCGGCCAGGCCAGAGCAACGTTCTGCCGCCGAGGTGTATTCGACACGCTCTTCATCCGAACTGAGTTGATTCCCCAGTTGAGCGATGTGCGATCCCAGTTCCTTGAGTGCCGTGCTGACTTCGTTGTGAATATCCAGCGGATGTCGAAACCGGCCGTTCTTTCCCGCAAACGACCGCTTCGCTTCATGAATCGAGTCGAACAGATCCCGCGCTTGAAAGCGAACTCGATCAACCAGTTGAATCGCGTTCCGCTGAGTGCCAAGAAACGAGGAATTCGACGATGTGGCACGTGCTAGCAAACCCTTTTGCGTCTTCTCGTTGTGCAACTTGCTGAGCATGTACTCGATCTGGCCGCTTGAGATCGAAATCCCGAGGTGATCCGCCGCCACTTGTTCGACCGTATGCGCCTCATCAAATACGACAATGTCATAATCGGGCAGCAGGCTGACACCTTCACGCCTGAGCGATAGGTCTGCAAAGAAAAGTGCGTGATTGACGACCAGGATATCTGCGTTCCAGATCCGCCGCCGGGCCTTATAATACAGACATTGCTCGTGAGTCGGACACTTCTTCCCAAGACAGTTCCCGTGGTCGCTATGAACTTCGTCCCAAACGCTGCTTAAGGGCTTGAAGTCGAGATCCGCCAGACTTCCGTCGTATGTCGTACGCGACCATTCGACGACGTCCTGCAACTGCGTCAGTTCATCCGGTCTTGAGTAGAGCGACTTCGCGTGATCGACTGCCCCCTTCATTCGCCTCAGGCTGATGTAGTTCGAGCGGCCTTTGACCAGAACAGCCGAGAATTCGACGGGCAGCACGGAATTCAAAAAAGGGATGTCCTTGCCGATCAATTGCTCTTGCAAGCTGATCGTATGCGTCGAGATCACGACCTTCTTACGTTTGCCGCCTTCACCCTGCTTGGCGGTCGCCGCGAGAATCGTCGGCACAAGATACGCAAAACTTTTCCCGGTCCCTGTTCCCGCCTCGACGACCAGATGTTGCCGATGTGCGATCGCCTGCTCGACGGCTTCCGCCATTTCGATTTGCTGCGAGCGCGACTCGTATGTCTTCAGGCGACGCGCGATGCTTCCTTCGTCTCCGAGCACATCCTTTACGCCGAGGGTCACCGTCGAATCCTTACCGTCAAATCAATAAATCTGTACAGCCCGCCACAGTCCGACACAGCACGTGCGAACACAGAGGCTTATACGCAAAGAACTTTGGAGCGAACGACACAATCAGACGGTCAGTCTCCACCGCGCTTGCCGCAGTTGAGCCAGATCAGATCCCTTCATGACTTCGTACCAGACGGTCACGAGTGTCCCATCGTCGCACTCGACTGTCGAGGGGTAACCCAAATCAGATCGAATTCCATCATCGGAAATCGTGATGGGATCACTCCATGTTGCACCTTCATCCTGGCTCATTCGAGCCTGATTCCCGTAAGGAGCACGCCGGTAGCCGTAACTCATCAGCAAACGGCCATCCTTCAGCCGCAACAGATGCGACGGTAGTCCCCACACACCGATCGAATGCGGAATCGACCAGGTCTTACCACCATCGGTCGATTCCGATTGCAGCGTTTCGTGTGCGTTTTGAGTGTTGTGATTGCGAATCTGCGCGATGATCTTCCCAGAGACACATTCGACCCCATGCAGTTCGTGATAGTTCTTCGTCTGGTCGGTAGGGCGGGGGGTAAACCGACTCAGCAATTGCCAAGTGACCCCGTCATCCGTGGATTCCCACGTTCCGACGACACGGTCGTCCGCCCAGAGGGCGGCCCCGATGTAAAGGAGTCGTCCGCTTGCAAGTGCGACCGGTCCATGCGGACTATTGCAGGGAACCTGATAGCGAGCGGACCAGGTCACGCCGCCGTCCGTGGAGCGCCACATCCAGGTTCCCACCTCTCGCTGACGTTCGTCTGCTGTCAAACGCTCGTGAGCCGCTTTCCACTCGGCGCGTTTGACCGCATCCCACGCCTTTGGCTGCCCGGCCGGAATCTTCATCGCCGCCTCATAGTCATCGGCGTAACGCAGTGACGTGAAATTTGTCAGCAGGATCGATCCTTGAGGCGTCTCCAGCACACCCGCATCGCGGTCATCAATGGCACAATCGTGAATGACTTGTGGCCAACCCCATGACGCGCCATTGTCCTTTGATCGCATCAGTTCCAGGCGACCGAACGGACAGATATGGCTCTCACGCCCACCGGAAAAGGCCAGAAGTAGCTCTCCATTTTTTCGTCGAGTCAACGTCGGCCAGCCGTGATACAGCGGTGGCTTCCAACTCACGACGCGAGTGCTCTCAATCGAAGCGGTTGATGCTCCCGATAAGACACCGCGCGAGGACGCCATCGCCCCCAGAGAGAATGCCGCAATCGTCTTCAAGCATTCACGACGCGACCAAACGCCATCATTCGTCCGTGAAATTTTCTGGTCCATAAGAATCAATCCTTGAAGTGTACGAGGCGGCAACGGACCGACCAAATCCGCCGCATTCGCATCAGGCAATAATGCTGTCGATCACATGTCCGTGGACATCGGTCAGTCGATAGTCGCGTCCGGAAAAGCGATAGGTCAGACGTTCGTGGTCGAGCCCCAGCAGGTGCAAAATTGTCGCATGCAAATCGTGCATGTGGACCTTGTTCTCGGCGGCAAGATGGCCGAATTCATCCGTTTTACCAAAGGCAAAGCCGGGCTTGATTCCTCCCCCCGCCAGCCACACGGTGAAGCCACCAGGATTGTGATCGCGACCTGTTCCGTTCTTCTCGGCATAAGGCGTCCGACCAAATTCGCCGCCCCACCACACCAGCGTGTCTTCGAGCAATCCCCGCTGCTTCAAATCCGCGAGCAAGCCGGCAATCGGTCGATCGACGCGGCGGGCATGTTCGGCATGCTTGGGCATATTCGAATGCTGATCCCAGACCGGGTTCGCCGTATTGTCTCCATGCGTGATTTGCACAAAACGGACACCGGCTTCGGACAAGCGTCGCGCCATCAGGCACTGCCGTCCAAAGTCTTCCGTCTGAGGATCATCAATCCCATACAGAGCCTGCATCTCGCGCGTTTCTTGCGAAAGATCAAGCACATCGGGAGCATTCTTTTGCAGGTTCCACGCAAGTTCGTACGAATTGAGCACCGCCTCCAGCTCGGCATCATGCGGGTGTCGTTTTGCCTGCTCGGAATTGAACGCCTGAATCAGATCGAATTGCCGGCGGTCACGCGGTGAGTTTGCCTTTCCCGGCACGATGTCGCGAATCTTCGCCTCGCTCGCTGGAGTTCCCGCACGTCCGATTGCCGTCCCCTGATAGACGGGAGGAAGAAACGCGCCGCCATAGTTACGCGGCCCCCCATTTCCAGCGGACGGACTCAACGAGACAAATCCCGGCAAGTGATGGCATTCCGAACCAAGGCCATACGTCACCCACGAACCGATCGATGGACGAACCGAATTGGCAGCACCGCAATGCAGAAACAGTGTTGCGGGACCATGCGCGACGCCCTCGGTATGCATCGAATGGATGAAGCAGAGGTCGTCGACATGTTCGGCCACATGCGGAAACAGGTCCGAGACCCAGCGTCCCGATTGACCGTACTGCCTGAAACTCCACAGCGGTTTCATCAGCCGCTGCGTGCTTCCGCGCTTCCCCGTATTCGCAATGATGCGGGCATCGTTGAATGCAAACTGCTGTCCATCCTGGCGCACAAGCTCGGGCTTATAGTCAAACGTATCAACATGGCTGGGACCACCCTGCATGAACAGAAAGATGACGCGCTTCGCCTTCGGAGCGATCAACGGCATCTTCTCCATCAGGCGGCTGGCGCTGTCCGCAGCAGAGGTACGCCCCGCCAACCCGGCCAACCCGGCCAGCGCGAGCGCGGCAAATCCGCAACCTGCCGACTGCAGAACTTGTCGTCGCGTTGTGATTGAATCGATCATCGTCATGCGGCTCCATTTTCCCGTGCGAATCGATTTGCAAACGGTTCTTGGGTGTTACTCAACAAAACGAAAATCGATCGAGGCAATCATGGCCCGAATCAACAGCATCCACTTGGTTTGCGGGTCAGGTTCGCTCGCCAGGACATGTTCTGTAATCTGACGCTCTGAGTCTGTCGGCAGACGGCCCAAGGCGACGAGGAAGACACGATCAATCCGAGCCGCGTCGTGAGGACTGGGGACCGTGACAATTTGCCGTGCGGCATCTCGAACGTGTTCGGTAACCCATTCGTTGTTCAGAAAGAACAGCGCCTGCGGCGCCACAGTACTAACGTTGCGGGTCCCTGATGGCAGGCTGGGATCGGCGAAATCAAACGCGTCAAAGATCTCGGGCAACGCATTCCTGAGAACAGGCCAGTAGACCGCGCGGCGGTTGCTGCGATGAACATATCGATAGTCCTCGCTGCTTTTCCCCAAGATCGTCGGCCCGCCAAATTCATCATTTCGACGACCGCTGACTGTGAGGATGGCATCCAAAAGAGCTTCCGCATCGATGCGTCGACGGTTCTGTCGGGACAACCAACGGTTCTCGGGATCGACCGCCCCTTGCGCGGAATTCGCCAATGACGACTGTCGATAGGTGTAAGACGCGACAACCTCGCGAATCAACGGTTTCACGGACCACTCACGCACCAGCAGGCGTTCCGAGAGGTAGTCGAGCAATTCCGGGTGCGAGGGTGCATCGCCCGTCGTCCCGAAATTCTCAGGAGTGCGCGAGATCCCCGCCCCGAACAGCCAGTTCCAGACGCGATTGCTCAATACGCGTGGCGTCAACGGGTTGTCGCGACGGACGATCCACGCGCCGAGTTCCCGACGGCCGCTTTGAGTGGAGGTCAGATGAGTCGTATTTCCCGTCTGTACAACCTGTAGAAATCCGCGTGGTACAGTCTCACCCAGATTGTGAACCGTTCCACGAATATGGATGCGAAGATCGCTGATGGATGTTTCTTCTTGAACCGACATGTAACGCGGTCGCGGTGGCAGCGCCGCTTGAAGCTCTTTCAGTTCCTGTTGCAAGGCCTTCAGTTCCGCATCGAACTGGCTTACGGACTTTGGATCTGTCTTGTTCGAACTGGCGACCGCTTTCTTGTCCGCCGGGGCGTCGGGGGAAGTCAGCTCCATCGGAAGGAACTGGACTGCATCGACGACGACGTGCTCCTTGGTGTCGCTGGTCGACACGATCACGAAGCTCTGCCCGGTCTTTTCAAACCGAAACTGCCCCAAGGATACAAACAGACCGTCGATGGCGGGTGATTGTTTCTCGTTGACGGTGATCGTCTTTTCACCATCCGCACTCATGACCGTCACTGGAACGGCGGCCGATCGATTGGCGCCCGGGGTATACGCAAATCGCACTTCATAAAGGCCGGAATGCGGTAATTCCGGCAGCAGCGTCACCGTCTTTTCGCCCTTACCCACATTCTTGTCGTGCAGGTATCCTCGACCGACATAAGGCTTAATTGACTGCGAGAGTTCCCAGTCGCCGACGATGGTTGCCTGGCTGTCATCGACAACGATTCCCGGCAGGTCCTTGGCGACGATAACGGTGGGCGGGGTCGATTGCTGTTTCGCGGCCTGCAGTGTTTTCAT from Schlesneria paludicola DSM 18645 carries:
- a CDS encoding DUF1501 domain-containing protein, which encodes MTMIDSITTRRQVLQSAGCGFAALALAGLAGLAGRTSAADSASRLMEKMPLIAPKAKRVIFLFMQGGPSHVDTFDYKPELVRQDGQQFAFNDARIIANTGKRGSTQRLMKPLWSFRQYGQSGRWVSDLFPHVAEHVDDLCFIHSMHTEGVAHGPATLFLHCGAANSVRPSIGSWVTYGLGSECHHLPGFVSLSPSAGNGGPRNYGGAFLPPVYQGTAIGRAGTPASEAKIRDIVPGKANSPRDRRQFDLIQAFNSEQAKRHPHDAELEAVLNSYELAWNLQKNAPDVLDLSQETREMQALYGIDDPQTEDFGRQCLMARRLSEAGVRFVQITHGDNTANPVWDQHSNMPKHAEHARRVDRPIAGLLADLKQRGLLEDTLVWWGGEFGRTPYAEKNGTGRDHNPGGFTVWLAGGGIKPGFAFGKTDEFGHLAAENKVHMHDLHATILHLLGLDHERLTYRFSGRDYRLTDVHGHVIDSIIA
- a CDS encoding sialidase family protein → MDQKISRTNDGVWSRRECLKTIAAFSLGAMASSRGVLSGASTASIESTRVVSWKPPLYHGWPTLTRRKNGELLLAFSGGRESHICPFGRLELMRSKDNGASWGWPQVIHDCAIDDRDAGVLETPQGSILLTNFTSLRYADDYEAAMKIPAGQPKAWDAVKRAEWKAAHERLTADERQREVGTWMWRSTDGGVTWSARYQVPCNSPHGPVALASGRLLYIGAALWADDRVVGTWESTDDGVTWQLLSRFTPRPTDQTKNYHELHGVECVSGKIIAQIRNHNTQNAHETLQSESTDGGKTWSIPHSIGVWGLPSHLLRLKDGRLLMSYGYRRAPYGNQARMSQDEGATWSDPITISDDGIRSDLGYPSTVECDDGTLVTVWYEVMKGSDLAQLRQARWRLTV
- a CDS encoding ATP-dependent DNA helicase — encoded protein: MTLGVKDVLGDEGSIARRLKTYESRSQQIEMAEAVEQAIAHRQHLVVEAGTGTGKSFAYLVPTILAATAKQGEGGKRKKVVISTHTISLQEQLIGKDIPFLNSVLPVEFSAVLVKGRSNYISLRRMKGAVDHAKSLYSRPDELTQLQDVVEWSRTTYDGSLADLDFKPLSSVWDEVHSDHGNCLGKKCPTHEQCLYYKARRRIWNADILVVNHALFFADLSLRREGVSLLPDYDIVVFDEAHTVEQVAADHLGISISSGQIEYMLSKLHNEKTQKGLLARATSSNSSFLGTQRNAIQLVDRVRFQARDLFDSIHEAKRSFAGKNGRFRHPLDIHNEVSTALKELGSHIAQLGNQLSSDEERVEYTSAAERCSGLADSLNSWLQQSLEEAVYWLETSGPNQQRIKLVSAPIDVGPVLRDELFNKISTVILTSATLAVGGQSFDFVRGRLGLTKSDEKKVGSPFDYKSQMQLILPEGMPDPGESPSDYESAVCEQIQKYVEQTKGHAFVLFTSYQMLRNCARRLTSWFVSKNYGLYSQGEEMPRTMLLEKFRNDPAGVLFGAESFWQGVDVPGDALQNVIITKLPFSVPDHPLLEARLEAIRNSGGNPFMDYQVPEAVIKLKQGFGRLIRTKSDKGIVVILDPRVKTKRYGKLFLDSLPECEIVRDHGLR
- a CDS encoding class I SAM-dependent methyltransferase, yielding MIRALRDAPEIFEQIARYEGSELGLQVALRRQFPDDMVRAAVSIHELRHRAAAKFTRADRLWLDRKGLEQATSEAVSVYKAKRFEGAVWDLCCGIGGDASALAARCHVTAVDLNPAACLRTKLNAEVYDVADRVEAICQDVLHIPLSTGLVHIDPDRRTGSGGRVSRLEDYVPGLDFLNEMMPRCRGGAIKVSPASNFGGKFPSAEVELISYHGECKEATIWFGELAKESPFRATVLPAGESIAGHPLQVAVPVMPLDRYLYDPDPAVVRAGLVDVLADQLGLSRLDAAEEYLTSNQCVQSPFVQTFETVAEMPNNDRELKAWVRSAGIGQVEIKCRHLSVQADTVRRKLSLTGTVPAVVIYARLNGKARIIAARRIGSGDVAGAM
- a CDS encoding DUF1549 domain-containing protein; translated protein: MHQSFIRLIGVIAVGVAIAFIGESRGADDAETRTAGDGSASQFPAEELEFFEQKIRPVLVEHCLDCHSQAAVTANRLKGGLQLDSRAALLRGGDSGPAAAPGKSAESLLLKALQYEELQMPPKGKLSKQVLADFERWIDHGLADPRVETASTAVKGLDLTKGREHWAYRPLSHLVIPELTERSVPSFTPTDAFIRASLNSAGIEPSPLADRQTLVRRVFLDLIGLPPSPEELQDFLKDEHADAYERLIDRLLASPHFGVRWGRHWLSVARFGESLTLRGFILPEAWRYRDYVIEAFNQGMPFDQFVIEQLAGDLLPAETLNDQQRQRIATTYLTLGNLNLEEQDKQQLRMDVVDEQLDVIGKGLLAQTITCARCHDHKFDPIPTRDYYAMAGILANVKTLEHANVSKWLELSLPLEPAKESMYAANDARIADVQSKMKTLQAAKQQSTPPTVIVAKDLPGIVVDDSQATIVGDWELSQSIKPYVGRGYLHDKNVGKGEKTVTLLPELPHSGLYEVRFAYTPGANRSAAVPVTVMSADGEKTITVNEKQSPAIDGLFVSLGQFRFEKTGQSFVIVSTSDTKEHVVVDAVQFLPMELTSPDAPADKKAVASSNKTDPKSVSQFDAELKALQQELKELQAALPPRPRYMSVQEETSISDLRIHIRGTVHNLGETVPRGFLQVVQTGNTTHLTSTQSGRRELGAWIVRRDNPLTPRVLSNRVWNWLFGAGISRTPENFGTTGDAPSHPELLDYLSERLLVREWSVKPLIREVVASYTYRQSSLANSAQGAVDPENRWLSRQNRRRIDAEALLDAILTVSGRRNDEFGGPTILGKSSEDYRYVHRSNRRAVYWPVLRNALPEIFDAFDFADPSLPSGTRNVSTVAPQALFFLNNEWVTEHVRDAARQIVTVPSPHDAARIDRVFLVALGRLPTDSERQITEHVLASEPDPQTKWMLLIRAMIASIDFRFVE